One window of the Thermoflexus hugenholtzii JAD2 genome contains the following:
- a CDS encoding DUF1122 family protein: MRWETLDGMMAGDYRIRVREEGRSVTAGQRYVAFYLEREGLLSERPILRGLSAGPRPQPIPGWLDGFFQNPVRFQGVPVALPERVVRAFFRRIGELIPPGGWLGLAYETFGESQPIHRETEQALRLGIPPILTPLGMCLFYAGCAFPIRDWSIAEGWREGPRKLQGFKPRDRERYLDVVDALWEEIRAFLRRTEGSSRPEFAAARRRVEDLLSLWSSRGADEAL, from the coding sequence TGCGAGAGGAGGGCCGGAGCGTCACAGCCGGCCAGCGCTATGTGGCGTTTTACCTGGAGCGCGAGGGCCTCCTTTCGGAGCGCCCCATCCTGCGGGGGCTTTCCGCCGGTCCGCGTCCGCAGCCGATCCCCGGCTGGCTCGATGGCTTCTTTCAGAACCCGGTTCGCTTCCAGGGCGTGCCCGTGGCGCTTCCGGAGCGGGTGGTGCGAGCGTTCTTCCGACGCATCGGCGAGTTGATCCCGCCGGGAGGGTGGTTGGGGCTGGCCTACGAGACGTTCGGCGAGAGCCAGCCGATCCATCGGGAGACCGAGCAGGCCCTCCGGCTGGGGATCCCTCCGATCCTGACCCCGCTGGGGATGTGCTTGTTCTATGCCGGGTGCGCCTTCCCCATCCGCGACTGGTCCATCGCGGAGGGGTGGCGGGAGGGCCCGCGCAAGCTGCAGGGGTTCAAGCCCCGGGATCGGGAGCGCTATCTGGATGTGGTCGATGCGCTGTGGGAAGAGATCCGGGCTTTTCTGCGCCGCACCGAGGGATCCTCCCGGCCCGAGTTCGCGGCCGCCCGACGCCGCGTCGAGGATCTCCTCTCCCTTTGGAGCTCCCGCGGGGCCGACGAAGCGCTCTGA
- a CDS encoding serine hydrolase yields the protein MPRAWNRWLSRGVALLLVGFLIWQFALFQQELQRIPRTWTVAGLAVGGRSIEEALDAVERALAAPLRVQYQDHTLMLDPADVEARLDRGKSRELLQQALSERQRPGAFLQFLFRQPPPPRDLPVAIQASPEKIRLWLLEVARRFDEPPVEPQPDLERFAFTPGRPGHVLNISRSAERLQAALAQAAPREVALVVDEKPAPPLSLSALGRFFEAYLSAFDGTAGIFIKDLRRGETWMHNGDLPFSGVGVMRLPVALAVARARDLIHDEARRQTVFRMLTDETALPAVDTLLTDLGEGDPAKGAERVTALLRELGLVNSFMAWPFDQPGTPPAVVTPANSRPELPTHPDPRQQTTPEDLGVLLEMLRQCTQEGGPLPLVSEGAVQPGECQFILEAMTQNRLLDPQGQPTLLAAGLPPGIAFARRPGWTNETRADAGIVLAGRAEYVLVVFLHRPILMEWEQAVRMMGDLSRITSQFFLGTPSE from the coding sequence ATGCCGCGCGCGTGGAACCGATGGCTCAGCCGCGGGGTCGCCCTCCTGCTGGTGGGCTTCCTGATCTGGCAGTTCGCCCTCTTCCAGCAGGAGCTGCAGCGGATCCCCCGGACCTGGACCGTGGCCGGGCTGGCTGTGGGCGGACGCTCCATCGAGGAGGCGCTGGACGCGGTGGAGCGCGCCCTGGCCGCTCCGCTGCGCGTGCAGTATCAGGATCACACCCTGATGCTGGACCCCGCGGATGTGGAGGCGCGGCTCGATCGGGGTAAAAGCCGGGAGCTGCTGCAGCAGGCCTTATCCGAGCGCCAGCGCCCGGGCGCTTTCCTGCAATTCCTCTTCCGCCAGCCGCCCCCACCCCGGGATCTCCCGGTGGCGATCCAGGCCTCCCCGGAGAAGATCCGCCTGTGGCTGCTGGAGGTCGCCCGCCGCTTCGATGAGCCACCGGTGGAGCCCCAGCCGGACCTGGAGCGCTTCGCCTTCACGCCAGGCCGCCCGGGCCACGTGCTGAACATCAGCCGCTCCGCGGAGCGCCTCCAGGCCGCCCTGGCCCAGGCGGCCCCCCGCGAGGTCGCCCTGGTGGTGGACGAGAAGCCCGCCCCGCCCCTTTCCCTCTCCGCCCTGGGTCGGTTCTTCGAGGCTTACCTGAGCGCCTTCGACGGCACCGCCGGGATCTTCATCAAAGACCTGCGTCGGGGGGAGACCTGGATGCACAACGGGGACCTGCCGTTCTCCGGAGTGGGGGTGATGCGCCTGCCCGTGGCCCTCGCGGTCGCCCGGGCCCGGGACCTCATCCACGACGAGGCGCGCCGCCAGACAGTGTTCCGGATGCTAACCGATGAAACCGCCCTGCCAGCCGTGGACACGCTCCTAACAGACCTCGGGGAAGGTGACCCAGCGAAAGGGGCGGAGCGGGTGACCGCGCTCCTGCGGGAGCTGGGGCTGGTGAACTCCTTCATGGCGTGGCCCTTCGACCAGCCGGGCACCCCGCCTGCAGTGGTGACCCCAGCCAACAGCCGGCCGGAGCTTCCCACCCATCCCGATCCGCGCCAGCAGACCACCCCGGAGGACCTGGGGGTGCTCCTGGAGATGCTCCGACAATGCACTCAGGAGGGCGGACCGCTCCCCCTCGTCTCCGAGGGCGCCGTTCAACCCGGGGAATGCCAGTTCATCCTGGAGGCGATGACCCAGAATCGCCTGCTGGATCCCCAGGGTCAGCCCACCCTGCTGGCCGCCGGCCTCCCCCCCGGCATCGCCTTCGCCCGTCGGCCTGGCTGGACGAACGAAACCCGGGCGGACGCAGGGATCGTCCTCGCCGGGCGCGCCGAGTATGTGTTGGTGGTCTTCCTGCACCGCCCCATCCTGATGGAATGGGAACAGGCCGTACGGATGATGGGGGATCTCTCCCGGATCACATCCCAGTTCTTCCTGGGGACGCCCTCGGAGTAA